In Lolium rigidum isolate FL_2022 chromosome 3, APGP_CSIRO_Lrig_0.1, whole genome shotgun sequence, the genomic window TTCATACTCTCTTCTTTTCCTGTCAACGGTATTATTGGTACTGTACGTGCGTAGTGTGTCTATGCGTGCCAGGATAAATAAGAAATCTGGACTATTCCACTTTCACATTCCGGCCCAACGGATATACTGTTACTATCCGTGACCATTATATATATGTAGCATTATTCAACTACATTAAGGCAGTGGCATCATCACTAATGTCATTTATAACTTAACAAAATTAATATCCTAGTATTTCCGAGAGGCAGCTTTGTGAACAGCTCTGAGCTGCAGGTACTTTGCAACTCCACGTGCTGATGCATATGCCTACAATTCTCCTAGCTACTCTTCAATTACTCAGAAAGTTCGTATGTACACATATATTTCGAATTAACCACTTAAATTACTAGTTTTCCAGGTATGTTTGTGATAGCATCATTCATCCGACTAAAATACATTTTCAAGCAGGCAACACATTACACATATCTTAATTTACACGCATCTAGCTACTCATTCCATGTATGTGGGAAAGTATCATGCAAAGTAGTTTGCTTTTCGAGGTAAATGTACGGAATTATCACCTGTGCCATACTCCTATAGATATACTATCTACAATCATTACATCAAATTAACACTCCTAAATATAAATATAGGATTATATATGCGACTATGTATATACGTCCTAATCCCCAGTTCCCCACCTAACCCTCGCATGTAGTATATTTGAGTAACGAGTTAACGACTACATCGAAAGAGTCATAACGCGGACAATGCATGTGGCCGATATACATATTGGTTTATGCAAGTATCGACAATGATTAGGTACTTAATCAGTGTACTAATTATATATACAGTCCACGCAGAGGTCAAAGGCCCAAATCAAAGACATGGTCTTCAGAGGAAGTTCAGATACAACATACACTTGCTATGTGCGCTAAGCTGCTGATGATCAACCTAAGATATTGCTGGTTTTCATATTCCTGGTTTTCTTATGCCCGGTTTGCTTCAGTGCATGCATGTTCAAGGTCAGCCATACCCAGTCTTGCTTCCTGGTTCAGTTAATGGTGGACATACATACATGATACAGGCACActctctgaatacaatgatccagCCTTGGTTTGGTTTACTCGATCTCGATCGTATACACTATTTATCAAGGCGATTAACTAGACGATTGATGCTTGTCATTATGGGTGGGGGAGGAAGATATATGTAACTGTCACGCTCTGAAAATAGTGTGAAAAGCTAATAGACTACTATTTTTTTCCCTCAAAGAGTCAGAAGATAAACAAATTATAGGGTTTTAAACAAGTGAAGCCTACTGAACTGACTTGGAGTATCTAGCAACATTTAATCGTCGTATATATAATCCGAATTCTTTACCCCTAGAGGAGCTACAGTCTACAGGACTATCACCATCGTACCTTACAAGATACTCGGTGTATTATCTACATTGTCAAGTATTCCCTTTTTACGGAGTTCGTTTTTATTGATACCTGGCAAATGCCTTATATACGAGTGCCTGTGGTTTTACACTTGGCAAAACACTAAAGACTCGGCATAAACGGTTTTTTTTTTCAGTATTGGCTTGTAGTGGTTTGTTCTTTCAAATTAGATACTGTATTTGAAGTCTGAAAGTCTGAAGCTTCTAGCACTACTGCTCTATCCAGTTTTTGGACATGGATGTAATCGAAGTTTTTACTGCAAATACAATTACAAATATAAATAAACTTTTTCAAAAAATCAGTATATATTTGATAGTATAGTCGTAAATGTTACATCTCCTAAACACCGTTTCACCAATGTGTGAAATACCGCTTTTGTGTGGACCGTGTAAAGTTATTTTATGGATCGTATAGACATACGGTTTCACTagttctcagtcaactgagaactagtcgactgagaattaacttagttctcagtcgactgagaattaaCTTAGTTCTCAGTCGACTTCTAAACCATAGAATTGCACCGTGATTCATGCTAGTATATATTGCACCTACGGTTTTTGTAGTTGCGACTGAGGTTGCAACTAAGAAAATAAATGTACGGGCCGTTGGATTGCCTCGTGATTTGTGCTAGGCATGGGTGGCAATTGCCTTGGACCGTTGGATTTCTTCGTGACTCATGCTACTAATGAGGTGCAACATGTGTTGCAATTGAGTTTCAACTAATATGGGTCAGGCCCATAGACATGCATGTATGGAGACGAATGCCATGAATTAAAAAGATATTACTAATAGTATGCTTTATCAGGAAGAGTATATATTTTCCTTCTAAACATATCTATAGCTACAAATATCCCCTGAATTAATAGTGCAATGTGGATATATACGTGCAGAAACATGCATGCATGTATTGCTTTGGTCTGGTGCTTGCATACTGCCCGTACGTGAGAGGGGAAGAATAGTCCGCATACGGCCGGTGACACGACGCCACAGGCCATGGCAACCAAAGGACAGACGGTAGGTCGCGAGGGGACAAGAGGGAGATATAGCCGTATAGGCAGCATATGTACGCACGTAGCCAGAAAAGTGCAGGCAGCGCCGAGATCGGGCCATGCCCGTTTGTTCCCTAGCTTTCAGCTTTCTCCGGTCTGAAGAAGTTTCTCCCCGTCGAGATGATCAGCGGGACGAGATCGAGGGGGCCAGCCTTGACAAGGTCATCCTTCGTGCGTTCCCGTGTGTCCACCAACGAAACGACTCGACGTGCATGCATGATGAACCCATGCTCGTGCTCTCAAGAAAATTTCATTGCTAAAATTATGTGGTAGCCCCTGGCCCTCCCTGGCCGATCGATCCACCCAAAAGGACATGACTAAATCAATTACTACAATGTATCAGATGTACATACATACGCGTCTCGATCTCAAACAAATAAAACAGATGTGCACATACGCGGTACGCTTAATTAGCACAGTATACGTGTTAAGGGTAATATTATCAGCAAAACAAAACCTGACGGGCGTGTTGCCGAGTCAGTGCAAAACAAAATGAGACAGGTGTATCCACCACTATATATATGAATTAAAATAGCCTAAAACGTGAGGGTAGTGTTGAACTATATCTATCTAAAAGTGAGGGGATGTTAAAATATATTGCCCCTTCATAAGTTCAGGctatggttggatggttagaaggTCAGTGGCACCTCCAGCCTATTAGAGtttaaatcataggtttgacattTTGGTGTCTTGTAAAAGGCGGAACATTCTTTCGGAGGGAGATGATGTTTCTGTCGATAGCGAGATAACTATGGTGATTTTGTAAATTTCATGACCCGCCAAATAAGTTTCTTGGACTCAGTCTTTCGGAGGTCTTCATATGGGTAGAGTGTGCATGCATGTTTTCATAGGAGTGAGTGTATCAGCATCTGCATTTGTACTCTGTTTTAAGAAAAATACTATTGGATAAGTTAGCAGATTCAACGTTCGATGGAATAATTATTTTTACGGTTTCTCTATTTCTCAACTAGATGAGAACTAAGCCAGTGCTTAATTAAGTCCTATGTCATTCAATTGCATCATGATTCGTATATATAagttgcaagttggattgcaacaAAGTTTCTTCAGTTGCAACTCGGGACGCAACTAAAAAAAATTATAGTTACAATTAAGAAAATGTTCCATACCATTAGATTTGCTTCGTGATTCGTGCTAATGATAAATAATGACATGAATTGTAACTAAGATTTAATAACATGATGAGAACTAAGTTAATTCTTAGTCAGATTGAAAACTAGCCACACCCTAAACGGGCCATGGCGCCATGCTACCTACCTAGCTGGTCGTGCAGTTTTTCTAGTTTTCTTGTGCATTTTTTTTTCTCTAGCTATGTTTCCGGCCATGTTCTCTAAGACACGGTGGAAGACTCACACACACCAGCTAACTTAGCTCCCCTAACCCCTATAAATACCACTGCCGCAGCCCCCCTTCGAAGCACACAACAAAAGCTTAACTGCCGCTCTCTCGCCCTAGCTCTCTCGCTTACACCGAGCAAGCACTCCAGCAGCAAACTAGCTAGCTAGCCTCCAACGCCGGGCGCCACTCCATCCATCACCTCGCTCCGACACACAGCTAGCTCCACCGCACCCTCGCTCCACCTAACCGCCTTTCGTTCGACGGCCATGGCGAACCGTGCCACGAGGGAGGTCGTGCCGGCGTCGTCGAGGGTGGCGATCATCGGCGGCGGGATCAGCGGGCTGGCCTCGGCGAAGCAGATGGCCGCTTACGACCCCGTGGTGTTCGAGGCCACGCCTTCCATCGGCGGTGTCTGGAAGCACTGCGTCTACCGCACCACGCGCCTCCAGACGCCGCGCCCGGACTACGAGTTCTCCGACTActcgtggcccaaccgcgacgatCCGACGTTCCCGACCCACACCGAGATCGTCGACTACCTGGAGGGGTACGCCGACGAGTTCGACCTCTGGCGCTACATCGCGTTCGGGTCCAAGGTGGTGGACATCAAGTACCTCGGCGGCCCCCAGGCCGGGTTCACGGAGCTCTGGAGCGGCACAGGCAAGGCGCCGCTCCAGGGAAGGCCCATGTGGGAGGTCGGGGTCGCCACCGGCGGCGTCGTCCAGGTACGGCCATCACTTCTTATGAATCAGCTGTCTCACCTTCGCGCGCGTGTGCGTACGTACTTATTCTGACGAACAACCTCGTCGGTCGTGCTAATTTGCAGTATTACAAGTTCGAGTTCATCGTGATGTGCGCGGGGAAGTACGGCGACGTGCCGCGGATGCCGGTGTTCCCGGCGGGGAAGGGGCCGGAGGTGTTCAAGGGGCAGGTGATGCACTCGCTGGACTACTGCAAGCTGAGCGAGGAGGAGAGCGTGGAGCTGATGCGAGGGAAGAAGGTTGTGGTGGTTGGGTACAAGAAGAGCGCCATTGATCTAGCCAATGAATGCGCTCAGGCAAACCAAGGTACGTACTACGTAGAGGAAACATGCTCCTAGACTGCTGGCAGCGTTCCATGGTTTGATTTTTTTCCAAATTCGATTAAAATATGGGGAAGTCAACATACTTAGGAACTACAGTATGCATGAAACTAGCAGCCAACGCAGATAATTAAGCTGTGGTGCGCCTGTGAGGCGCATATCCGAGGAAACTAATTAAGAGACCTCGTAAACTAATCGTAGAAAAGAACATGCCATGAAAGTTCACACAAAACTTGATTATCCAATAAAAAAAAAAGGGATCGAGCAATCATTCGACAAGGTGGTTGTAAGAATATCGCATACCATATTTGGTAACGATTTGCGGAACCGGATACCCTGTTCCATAAAAGGTCACTCTTGTCTTGACCCGTCGTACACTCCACCTAGAAAGACGCCTACAGTGTAGCCAGCCTATGGAGTAGCTAGAGCCCTTAGGACTCTCGCATTTACAAGTTCAAAGTACACTAGACACAATACGTACGCATCGTACCACTTTGACTTCTCAACCTCCACACACGGACAGCATCTACATATATACAAGTAGACTACTACACCACTTGGGGGTCAAGGAAAAGTCTTCCTGAACGCACACGCATCACTCCAATACAAGTGTTTGCAGGTTTGACTAGTATATCCAGCAACAAAGATTATCTGCCGTTCTAAACAACCCTTCCAAACTAGTATAGCTAGATTGTTCTTCACATACATGCAGGCTGCAGCTGCTGACCGACTGGTAGCTAGCTAGCGACCATGGCGTCCTTCCTCCATCGCTAGCTTGAGTATACATCTCAAATGTTCCCCTGACAGATAACATAATCAGTGCCGGTACCGACCGGAATTGACCCGGCTCGCCGCTCGATTTAGATATCGTTTCCGGAATTAGTAGAGCAGGATCCACTGGCCGCGTCGAGATCCGGTCGCGCAAACAAGAACCAGATTCAGATGTTGTAATATTAGTATGACTAACAGTtggtttgtgtgttttgtttgttttgcaggtgagGGAGGTCAGGCGTGCACGATGCTAGTGCGGACGCTGCACTGGGTGGTGCCTTCTTACTCCATCTGGGGACTGccattcttcatcttcttctccacACGATTCTCCCAGCTCATCTACGAGCGCCCCAACCAGGGCTTCTTCagattcctcctctgcctcctcttgAGCCCACTGGTACGTTCTACACGTATGTGTGATCATGAGTAGACACTAGACAGTGTGAAACTTGTACATGAAATGTACACATATAGGAAACTTACGTATGAACGTGCACCGTGGACAAGCACGTGCACATGCACGAGACGTACCAACTTGCCTGCTGAGTATATTGCTCACCGTCAAGAATATTATCGCATGCACAATTAACTTTGTCTGCCGATGAGCTGATTGATATTTTTGATGGAGCAGAGGACGGCGGTGTCCAAGTTCATCGAGTCGTACCTGTCGTGGAAGCTTCCGCTGGGCAAGTACGGGCTGACGCCGGACCACCCCTTCGTGGAGGACTACGCCAGCTGCCAGATGGCCATCCTCCCCGACGGCTTCTTCGACATGGCTGACCGCGGCCTCGTCCGCTTCCAGAGGGCCTCCGGCGGCTGGAGCTTCTGCGAGGACGGCGTCGTCCTCGCCGACGGCACCAAGGTGGAGGCCGACCTCGTCTTCCTCGCCACCGGCTTCGAGGGCAAGGACAAGCTCCGCGCCGTCCTCCCCGACCCCTTCCGCAGCCTCGTTGTCAACAAGTCCTCCATGATGCCCCTCTACCGGTACGTCGTCGTCTACTATCTGCCCCTCTATCTAGCTTTGCATGTCTACGGCAGGGCGATGGCTGATGATCGACCGATGTGTGTTTGTCTGTGCAGCGGCACCATCCACCCGCTAATCCCCAACATGGCCTTCGTGGGCTACGTGGAGAGCGTCTCCAACCTGCACACTTCGGAGCTGCGCTGCCGGTGGCTCTCGGGGCTGCTGGAGGGGCGGTTCGAGCTGCCGAGTGTCAAGGCCATGACGGCgcacgtcgaggacgaggtggaggccaTGCGCCGCACCACGCGCTTCTACCGCCGCCACTGCATCTCCACCTACAGCATCCACGACAGCGACGGGATGTGCGCC contains:
- the LOC124694836 gene encoding probable flavin-containing monooxygenase 1, translating into MANRATREVVPASSRVAIIGGGISGLASAKQMAAYDPVVFEATPSIGGVWKHCVYRTTRLQTPRPDYEFSDYSWPNRDDPTFPTHTEIVDYLEGYADEFDLWRYIAFGSKVVDIKYLGGPQAGFTELWSGTGKAPLQGRPMWEVGVATGGVVQYYKFEFIVMCAGKYGDVPRMPVFPAGKGPEVFKGQVMHSLDYCKLSEEESVELMRGKKVVVVGYKKSAIDLANECAQANQGEGGQACTMLVRTLHWVVPSYSIWGLPFFIFFSTRFSQLIYERPNQGFFRFLLCLLLSPLRTAVSKFIESYLSWKLPLGKYGLTPDHPFVEDYASCQMAILPDGFFDMADRGLVRFQRASGGWSFCEDGVVLADGTKVEADLVFLATGFEGKDKLRAVLPDPFRSLVVNKSSMMPLYRGTIHPLIPNMAFVGYVESVSNLHTSELRCRWLSGLLEGRFELPSVKAMTAHVEDEVEAMRRTTRFYRRHCISTYSIHDSDGMCADLGAATRRKANWIAELFAPYNNKDYQEDQ